The Planctellipticum variicoloris DNA window CGACAAACCTTGGCACGGCGGAAGCCGTGGTCGAGATGTTCGAACGACAGGGAGGCGCGGGCTGAGTCTGCGAAGAGACATGCCCAGTCTTCTCCGAAGTACGATGGACGTCCTCGTCCGTCGACCTCTTCGAGAGAGCGAGAATCTCATCGCGACGGACGAGAACGTCCGCCGTACAGGCGGCCCCACGGTCTCCCGGCGATGACACTCTCCCCGTAGTCCGTCTCTGCGCTCTCTGCGTCTTCCTCTGCGCCTCTGCGAGAAATCCTCATTCTCCTGAGCCGCGCGATTTCCCCCGCACGTTTGACCATCCGGCCGGGCAGGGGGGATACTCGTGGAACGACATCCTGCATCCGCGACCCCTCTCACCTCTGGAGGATCGACACCCATGCGCCGCCCGGGATTTCTTCTTGCCGCACTCCTCTGCTTCAGTCCCGCACTGCTCTCTGCCGCCGAGCGCCCCAACGTCGTCATCATCATCACCGACGACCAGCGCTGGAATGCTTTGAGTCTCGCCGGCGACCCGAACCTGAAGACGCCGCACATCGACCGGCTTGCCAAAGAAGGGATCTGGTTCAAGAACGCCTTCTGCACCACGTCCCTCTGCTCGCCGAGCCGTGCGTCGATCCTGTCCGGCCTGTACGCGCACAGTCACAAAGTGGTCAACAACTTCACCGAGTACCCCGCCGCTCTCCCCAGCTTTCCCCGGCAACTGCAGGGAGCCGGATATGAAACCGCTTACATCGGCAAGTGGCACATGGGCGAGGACAACGACGAGCCCCGCCCCGGCTTCAACCACTTCATCACGCACAAGGGGCAGGGAAAATACTTCGACACGGCGTTCAACGTCGATGGCCAGGGAGCGAAGGTCTTTCCCGGCTACTACACGCACGTCGTGACGAAAATGGCCCTCGACTGGATCAACAAGCCCCGCTCGCAGCCCTTCCTGCTGATGCTCGGCCACAAGGCCCCGCACAGCTTCTACACCCCCGAGCCAAAATACGCCCACGTCTTCGACGACGTGAAATTCGGCTACCCGCCCTCCGCCTTCCAGCTCGACGACAAGCCGGAGTGGTTCAAGACCCGGCTCAACACCTGGCACGGCATCTACGGGCCGCTGTTTGACTTCCGCAAGAAGTTCCCCGACTCCAGCCCGGAAGCGGTCAAGGACTTCGATGCGATGACCCGCTCCTACCTGGCCACGCTGATCAGCGTCGACGACAGCGTGGGACAGCTCTACGCCGCCCTGGAGAAGTCCGGCCAGCTCGACAAGACGGTGATCATCTTCACGACCGACAACGGCCTGCTCAACGGCGAACACGGCATGGTCGACAAGCGGACGGCCCACGAGCCGAGCATTCGCGTCCCCCTCATCGTCCGCTATCCGGGTCTGACGCCGGCCGACAAGCCGAAGGTCGTCGAAGAAATGATCCTGCATACCGACATGGCCCCGACAATCCTGGAACTGGCCGGCGCGCTTCCGCTGCCGGGCATCCACGGCCGTTCCTGGGCGACGCTCGCCCGGGCCGGCGACCCGACCTGGCGACGGAGTTTTCATTACGAATACAACTACGAGAAACAGTTCCCCTATACGCCAAACGTGCGGGCGGTCCGCAGCGACCGCTGGAAGTACATCCATTACCCGCCCGGCGACGGCACTCCGGACACCCACCTGGCGGAGCTGTACGACCTGCAAAACGACCCCGAGGAATCGAAGAACCTGATCAAGCTCCCCGAGTACGAAGACCGCCTGAAATCCCTGAGCGCAGAACTGGAACGTCTGCTGAAGGCGACGGGGGCCGATCCGGACCAGATGCCGAAGGACGAGGGAATCAAGCAGGAGCTGCCGGATTTGAAGATTCGGTGATCGCACTGGTTCCCAGGCTCTGCCTGGGCTGCGCGAAATCGTCAATTGTTGGCGGTCCCGGTTGATCCGGCTTTTGTTCCTGGAAGGACGGGGAGGGCCTGGCGGCGCTGGGCTGTCAGCGACTTGCCTAAGTGGTCGTCGATCCACGCGAGCAGGTCGCGATGCCGCACGGCGTTCAGGGCTTCGCAGATCTTTTCCTCGCTGATCCGCACGACCGACGCGGCCATCCCCAGAATCAGTTTCGTAAAGCCGCCGCGGCTGTGCTGGCCCTGCAAACGCTTGCCCTTGCCGATCAGCGATTCCAGCACTTCGCTGCTGGCCGGCAGACTCTGTCCGGGGAGCACGCCGCTCGACTGCTCGCTCACGAACTCCACCAGCCGCGCCGCCGCACGCTCACCGGCAGGCGTTCGGGCCACCGTCTCCAGTTGCCGGCGCAGCGTCTCGCCGGCGGCGGCGTGGTAGCCCGCCACGCGCAGGAACTCCAGCATGTGGTCCTTGACCGCCTGCAAGTCGTTCCAGTCCACGAGCGCCTCCCGGAAGTCGCGGATCCAGCCGAACTTCTCCTCGAGCCGCGTCAGGTCGAGACC harbors:
- a CDS encoding sulfatase, whose translation is MRRPGFLLAALLCFSPALLSAAERPNVVIIITDDQRWNALSLAGDPNLKTPHIDRLAKEGIWFKNAFCTTSLCSPSRASILSGLYAHSHKVVNNFTEYPAALPSFPRQLQGAGYETAYIGKWHMGEDNDEPRPGFNHFITHKGQGKYFDTAFNVDGQGAKVFPGYYTHVVTKMALDWINKPRSQPFLLMLGHKAPHSFYTPEPKYAHVFDDVKFGYPPSAFQLDDKPEWFKTRLNTWHGIYGPLFDFRKKFPDSSPEAVKDFDAMTRSYLATLISVDDSVGQLYAALEKSGQLDKTVIIFTTDNGLLNGEHGMVDKRTAHEPSIRVPLIVRYPGLTPADKPKVVEEMILHTDMAPTILELAGALPLPGIHGRSWATLARAGDPTWRRSFHYEYNYEKQFPYTPNVRAVRSDRWKYIHYPPGDGTPDTHLAELYDLQNDPEESKNLIKLPEYEDRLKSLSAELERLLKATGADPDQMPKDEGIKQELPDLKIR